One part of the Lotus japonicus ecotype B-129 chromosome 2, LjGifu_v1.2 genome encodes these proteins:
- the LOC130738696 gene encoding uncharacterized protein LOC130738696 isoform X2 — protein sequence MDSETLQRRRSSCAAGNNNNAVVGAKRVKRSEILAKKKAVEELIKAANAVMNPLEAFHAYRHFRLNGLCVCLKSGHGNQLSSAVKQYIQRLLKLNMEGPYGSEWLEEEKVKRREMVAPEARYIFVHEMADSSADEMRIMLTGEDASTPCLDDSGPLVGFLHYRFVLEEEIPVLYVYELQLEHRVWGKGLGKFLMQLIELMAQKNCMGAVMLTVQKANLQAMNFYISKLRYVISTMSPSKVNPMMDKSYEILCKTFSDEAKAVLEN from the exons ATGGACTCCGAGACTCTGCAACGACGCCGTTCGAGCTGTGCCGCCGGCAATAACAACAACGCCGTCGTCGGGGCAAAGAGGGTGAAACGCAGTGAGATACTTGCGAAGAAGAAAGCGGTTGAAGAACTCATCAAAGCAGCAAACGCCGTAATGAACCCTCTCGAAGCTTTCCACGCCTATCGCCACTTCCGATTGAATG GTCTCTGTGTGTGTTTGAAGTCAGGACACGGCAATCAACTTTCCTCTGCTGTTAAACAGTATATTCAGCGTCTCCTTAAG CTGAACATGGAGGGACCCTATGGATCTGAGTGGTTGGAGGAAGAAAAGGTGAAGCGCAGAGAAATGGTTGCACCTGAAGCTCGTTACATCTTTGTGCATGAGATGGCCGATTCAAGTGCTGATGAGATGAGAATTATGTTGACTGGAGAAGATGCATCAACTCCATGTCTAGATGATAGTGGTCCCTTGGTTGGATTTCTACATTACCGCTTCGTTTTGGAAGAAGAGATACCGGTGCTTTATGTGTATGAATTACAGCTTGAGCATCGTGTTTGGGGAAAAGGACTGGGAAAGTTTCTGATGCAACTAATTGAGCTTATGGCTCAAAAG AACTGCATGGGTGCTGTCATGCTTACTGTTCAAAAGGCAAACTTACAAGCAATGAATTTCTACATAAGTAAGCTGAG ATATGTTATATCAACCATGTCACCTTCAAAAGTTAATCCAATG ATGGACAAGAGTTATGAAATTCTTTGCAAAACATTTAGTGATGAAGCTAAAGCTGTTTTGGAGAACTGA
- the LOC130738696 gene encoding protein AGENET DOMAIN (AGD)-CONTAINING P1 isoform X1, with the protein MFISHSRNPFHCVRALKAMSASPYLEPDAEVEFCSEIAGQRSWSIGKIVSRPSFSPDHVLVEYDYEQDTNPKTQSVSIDKVRPRPPPETHHDFKIGDKVDAYDKGSWREGHLVKELEDGKFAVDFNLPKQLNEFPKENLRTHREWIDDHWEPPIQQQKQELFRIGDLVEVSSEVEGYRGAWFLAEVVELKVQGKFLVEHKHLLHDVTKKLLEEKVDDNHIRPLPPNALSSNRDFDAWKIGDPDAKYKLLDRVDAQCFEGWRVAMIRKVHVNNTYDVFLEGDPQPLNGLTPEELRRHYERVDCDWEIASQRLILGGIQWLFR; encoded by the exons ATGTTCATTTCACATTCCCGCAATCCCTTTCACTGCGTGCGAGCCCTAAAAGCGATGTCCGCTTCACCCTACCTGGAACCTGACGCGGAGGTGGAATTTTGTTCCGAAATCGCCGGCCAGCGCTCCTGGTCCATCGGCAAGATCGTCAGCAGGCCCAGCTTCTCCCCCGACCATGTCTTGGTAGAGTACGACTACGAGCAAGACACCAATCCCAAGACACAATCCGTGAGCATTGACAAGGTCCGGCCACGCCCTCCGCCGGAGACCCACCATGACTTCAAGATCGGCGACAAGGTGGACGCCTACGACAAGGGCAGCTGGAGGGAGGGACACCTAGTCAAAGAATTAGAAGATGGCAAGTTCGCTGTGGATTTCAATCTTCCCAAGCAGTTAAACGAGTTTCCCAAAGAGAATCTCAGGACCCACCGCGAATGGATCGATGATCATTGGGAGCCACCAATCCAACAACAAAAGCAG GAGCTGTTCAGAATAGGCGACTTGGTTGAGGTTTCCAGTGAAGTGGAGGGTTATCGAGGAGCTTGGTTTCTTGCCGAAGTTGTTGAGCTAAAGGTACAAGGAAAGTTCCTTGTTGAGCACAAGCATCTGCTGCATGATGTAACTAAAAAGCTTTTGGAAGAGAAGGTTGATGATAATCACATAAGGCCTCTTCCGCCCAATGCACTGAGTTCAAATCGTGATTTTGATGCTTGGAAAATTGGTGATCCTGATGCTAAATATAAACTACTGGATAGAGTTGATGCTCAGTGCTTTGAAGGCTGGAGGGTTGCTATGATTCGAAAGGTTCATGTAAATAACACATATGACGTTTTCTTGGAGGGCGACCCACAACCATTGAATGGTCTCACCCCCGAAGAGTTAAGGCGGCATTACGAAAGGGTTGATTGCGATTGGGAAATAGCTTCTCAG CGTCTTATTCTTGGTGGAATTCAGTGGCTATTTCGATGA
- the LOC130738697 gene encoding uncharacterized protein LOC130738697 isoform X1: protein MDKSWILLPRNSPAYQEGVKGFLDFAFECSSVDGAILCPCGLCNFRKWLTRDVVYEHLVIKQFPRNYTFWFDHGESHEVETENNGTANVSSLGPNIVNDEDPIRNMVNEAFGVDMHRDNESNEGVSQGEGPMPNVGPQGNQAREFYELAKDGEQPLYEGCTRYSKLSFIVKLYHIKCMCKMTDKAMTMIIEQLHDAFEHAQIPSSFYEAKKYITKLGLGYEKIHACPRNCMLYWGADENREQCKTCTMSRWREPSGNGENPVSEVVKCKKKVPRKVLRYFPLKPRLQRLFLSSKTANDMRWHVVSANNDGMIRHPRDSEAWQHFDSKNTDFSKDPRNVRLGLASDGFNPHSLLSASNSIWPVILIPYNTPPWVCMKPTSFILSMIIPGKKQPGNDIDVYLQPLIKELKELWHDGVDAYDASTKEMFKLHAALMWTISDFPGLSVLSGWNTYTGLACPTCNFDSVPCRLKHSLKWCFMGHRRFLDRRHKFRLNKIRFNGQQELRDAPKSLSGSDIFAQVKDIKVIFGRKDKTSGKRKRSLGERVPSENTQQWKKKSIFFELPYWEHNKLRHNLDVMHIEKNVCENILFTLLNDGGQKIT, encoded by the coding sequence ATGGATAAGTCATGGATTTTGTTGCCACGAAATTCACCTGCATATCAGGAAGGGGTTAAGGGATTTTTAGACTTTGCCTTTGAGTGTAGTTCTGTTGATGGTGCAATATTATGCCCTTGTGGTCTATGCAATTTTAGAAAGTGGCTGACTAGGGATGTAGTGTATGAGCACTTAGTTATTAAGCAATTCCCGAGAAATTACACCTTTTGGTTTGATCATGGCGAGTCCCATGAAGTGGAAACTGAAAACAATGGTACTGCCAATGTGTCAAGTTTAGGACCAAACATTGTGAATGATGAAGATCCTATCCGAAACATGGTCAATGAAGCTTTTGGGGTCGATATGCATCGTGACAATGAATCAAATGAAGGCGTCAGCCAAGGTGAAGGACCAATGCCAAATGTTGGGCCACAAGGAAATCAAGCTAGAGAGTTTTATGAGTTGGCAAAAGATGGGGAACAACCATTATACGAAGGGTGCACACGGTATTCTAAACTTTCTTTTATAGTGAAGCTGTATCATATCAAATGCATGTGCAAGATGACTGATAAGGCAATGACAATGATAATAGAACAACTACATGATGCATTTGAACATGCACAAATTCCAAGTTCATTTTACGAGGCAAAGAAATATATAACCAAACTTGGTTTGGGCTATGAAAAGATACATGCATGTCCAAGAAATTGTATGTTGTATTGGGGTGCGGATGAAAACAGGGAACAATGCAAAACTTGTACCATGTCTAGATGGAGAGAACCGAGTGGAAATGGTGAGAATCCGGTGTCAGAAGTTGTCAAGTGCAAGAAGAAAGTGCCTCGAAAAGTTCTTCGTTACTTTCCTTTGAAGCCTCGATTGCAAAGATTGTTTTTGTCTTCAAAGACTGCTAATGATATGAGATGGCATGTTGTGTCTGCTAATAACGATGGCATGATCAGGCATCCCAGAGACTCTGAAGCTTGGCAGCATTTTGACTCAAAAAACACTGATTTTAGTAAAGATCCACGAAATGTTCGTCTTGGTTTAGCTTCTGATGGTTTTAATCCTCATAGTTTATTGAGTGCGAGTAATAGCATCTGGCCCGTTATTCTCATACCCTACAACACTCCTCCGTGGGTGTGTATGAAGCCGACATCTTTTATCCTTTCAATGATAATTCCTGGTAAAAAACAACCAGGAAATGATATAGATGTTTACTTGCAGCCTCTAATCAAGGAGTTGAAGGAATTATGGCATGATGGTGTAGatgcttatgatgcgtcgacGAAGGAGATGTTCAAATTACATGCTGCTTTGATGTGGACAATCAGTGACTTCCCTGGGCTTTCTGTTCTCTCTGGATGGAACACCTACACAGGACTGGCATGTCCTACATGTAATTTTGACTCGGTCCCGTGCCGCCTTAAGCACAGTTTAAAGTGGTGTTTTATGGGTCACCGTCGATTTCTTGATAGGAGACATAAATTTAGATTGAACAAGATTCGGTTTAATGGACAACAAGAGTTACGTGATGCACCAAAATCTTTGTCAGGCTCAGATATTTTTGCACAGGTTAAGGACATTAAGGTCATCTTTGGCAGAAAAGATAAAACAAGTGGAAAGAGAAAAAGGTCACTTGGTGAGAGAGTTCCCTCAGAAAACACCCaacaatggaagaagaaaagcATATTTTTCGAGCTTCCATATTGGGAGCACAATAAGTTGCGTCACAATCTTGATGTCATGCACATCGAAAAGAACGTCTGTGAAAATATCCTATTCACCTTGCTGAATGATGGAGGTCAAAAGATCACTTGA
- the LOC130738697 gene encoding uncharacterized protein LOC130738697 isoform X2: protein MFVECYDEKPSWETNLQERPEGVQLDQWVSYLQYKVSEKGKSYSEKNTASRCKQKITHTLGSKSIARKQYELETQTGRPYSRLEMYTIAHKKKDGSFVNEEARQQIEQLEREVDNNASEEDAFTTVIGKEHHGYVRGMGFGVCPSKVFKGFGSTSTNGSSAQVNKLQSELETGRSRVDTLVQEVERFKGLEAQLAFVMQQLVSQGFNQVSDLGSPNEPRRSSSASHNPGNKGPSS, encoded by the exons ATGTTTGTTGAATGTTATGATGAGAAACCATCTTGGGAAACAAATCTTCAGGAACGCCCTGAAGGTGTTCAGTTGGATCAATGGGTCTCTTACCTACAGTATAAAGTGTCTGAGAAAGGGAAG TCTTATTCTGAGAAGAACACTGCTAGCCGATGCAAGCAGAAGATCACTCATACACTCGGGTCCAAATCTATTGCAAGGAAACAATATGAGTTG GAAACTCAAACTGGTAGACCATATAGTAGGTTAGAAATGTACACTATTGCCCACAAGAAGAAAGATGGATCATTTGTGAACGAAGAGGCTAGACAACAGATT GAACAACTAGAAAGGGAAGTTGACAACAATGCTTCTGAAGAAGATGCATTCACAACTGTAATTGGGAAAGAGCATCATGGATATGTACGAGGCATGGGTTTCGGTGTTTGCCCCTCTAAAGTCTTCAAAGGTTTTGGGAGCACATCTACCAATGGTTCTTCTGCACAAGTTAACAAGCTTCAATCAGAATTGGAAACAGGGCGTTCCAGAGTTGATACTTTGGTACAAGAAGTTGAaagatttaaaggtttagaAGCACAACTTGCATTTGTTATGCAACAATTGGTTAGCCAAGGATTTAATCAG GTTAGTGATTTAGGCTCTCCAAACGAACCAAGGCGATCTTCGTCCGCTAGTCATAATCCCGGAAACAAAGGACCATCTTCTTAG